The window TATAGAAACAATGTCTGAAGGGGGCCTTTGTTCCACAGCGCTGGAgctaaaacagtgaaaacataatCCTCCCTATCTTCAGTCTGGACCGTGGGACTGTTTAACGACACGTGGACGTCAGATCTGAGGCGGCTTTGTGCAGAATAAGGAGTTAAAGGATCTGATGTGAAGCAGAGCCAAAACCGTCCAGGGATCTGAAcataatcaataaaatcttaaacatgaattttaaaacaaacagggagCGAGGGGTGAGGTAGaaacctctgctgctgtgatctGCACCAACTCCACGCAAAACTGTAATAAtgtgagtgagaggaagaggaacgAGACTCTTGATGTGCTGATTGAAGTTGAGTTATTGATCAGGAGCAAATCGAGGGAGGGATCTGATGCTGTTTGAAATAAGAAGTAATTACCAGAACTTCAGTCTCATTAGTTGtagaaggtcagaggtcgtgaTTTCAGGATAAAACCAGACCGACAGCTGAGCGTCATCAGTGTTGGCAGGTACAAACTGTATCAACAGGATTaacatcaaatacatttttcttttgtaatatCACGAGAAATAATCATAAAAAGTTCAGACAAGATCTCAGTGACACGTGGCAGAATAAACACATCTCTTTAAAAACGCGCTGTGTTTCCCTCCCTCCGCTCAGGAGACGGAGGAGATCCTCGCAGACACTCTGAAGGTGGAGGTTTTCCGTCAGACGGTAGCGGAGCACGTCCTGGTCGGCTCCTACTGCGCATTCAGCAACCAGGGAGGCCTGGTCCACCCGAAGACGTCCATAGAAGACCAGGACGAGCTGTCGTCTCTGCTCCAAGTCCCTCTGGTGGTGAGTGTCGTCCTCCTTCCCTCACTCTCGATTGTGCCTCTGGTACATTTAGTCtgttgaaaatgccaaaaacaagTTGGAATAGTTTAAACATCGTAGATTTCACAATCCTGAGACGGTCgagtcagagcagagaggtTTAAAGTGAAAGAGAAGTTTGTAGTTTTTCATTCAGATTAGAAATGACACAGCGACCTCTTCACGACGAACATCTCACCGGTGAGAAATAAGTTTGCTCTTATTAAGTCTCATTAACGTCACAGGTGAGAATTTAATCATGTAGATCTTAACGTCAGTCCGACTCCTGAGAGCCGCTCAGTGTCCGTCATCATGCATGATGTATGATCTCATTCGTCACCGTCTGAGAacaagagagtgtgtgtgaagcagtttTCATACCGAGTCCATCCAGCAGcctcagtgctgctgcagtggctcAACGAGTAAAATCCACCGAGCGTTAATGACGCTGACTTCCTGTTCAGGCCGGCACAGTGAACCGGGGCAGCGAGGTGATCGCGGCGGGGATGGTGGTCAACGACTGGTGCGCGTTCTGCGGCCTGGACACGACTAGCACGGAGCTGTCCGTCATCGAGAGCGTGTTCAGACTGAGCGACGCGGCGCAGCCCTCGGCCATCGCCACCAGCATGAGGGACTCGCTGATTGACAGGTGAAGAcgcgtgcacatacacacacacacacacacacacacacacacacacacagacagccataactcaagaattcaaacgccaattatgacacaatttaccACAAATTTCtaagaataaaatgaagtgatgatgttttatatctgaaaggtcaaaggtcagcttcttttttctgcagtgaaaaTGCAAACTGATCACACCAAACAATATgtgtggcacaaacatttggactcataaaacatgtttttggccataactcaacaCAGATGTCTAACAGgatgaaatgtataaaaaggATCAAAATAAATAggataaaaggtcaaaggtcaacctgACTGTGACATAATGTTGTGGAAAAACACTCCTGGCCTTTATTCAACGCTGTAATTCAGAGacaggagagattgtgaccatgtttcctaCGAcgtggctggttggtggaggtgtAAAAccacgaggcggtaattctagcGTTTGTAAAATTGTGTTAACATCAGGTTAGTTTAGTTTCCTGAAGAATGGCAGTTCATGTGTTTCCACATGAAACGGCAGCActggtgtatttttgtgtttcctctcagcagctAAGATCGATTCATTTTGAAGAACATCTCCCAGCTGTTCCCCACTCCCCATTCTCCTGTTCAGTCTGAAAATAACAGagtttcagcagcaggaagccATTAAATgttgttcctctctctgtttttcccccCATCAGCATGGCGTAGGCCACGTCCGCGGTTCGCTGCCGTCGAGGAGCTCTGCTGCGGTTCACCTGGTCTCTCATGGCGTGAAGCCACCGGGCGTCTGGACCTCGGCACTCAACTTAAAACTCCTCCTTCCACACAACACGGTTCAGTCTCAATCAGAAGTcccagctcctgcagctgcagaggcaTCATTCGGTTTaatctttctaaaaaaaaacttcGCTCTCGTGACCTCAGTCATTCTTCCATATCAGCTCTCTACAAGGAACTCATCAGCAGGTTAAACAGGTTCAGCTTCACATGCAGCACCTCACCTTTTTTATTTGGACTGGGACAGGTTGAGATAATTGGTAGTTAAGTCAAAGCAGAGGCTGATGTTCAGAGAGTTGTGAATGACTCACCTGAAACTCTATTCACACGCATGTTGTGTCAATCGTGAATCTTTTAAACccaaacaggaagaaaaggaaaaaaataaagatttaacattttctcccagtttggaaaaaacaaaagtgagttaaaaatcaaattattttttgtgcctgtctcattaaaaatgtgtctaAAGTCTGTCGGTGGGAGTCGGTGTTCTGCCTGTTTTCCTCAGCACTGATGGGAAACTGACAGTCGCCTTGAcagaatcacctcctcctcatgtCGGGGTAACTCTGATTGGGTGACAGTTCCCCAGCAGGCAgttgtttttgtcacttaaaAGAAGTCAGTGAGGGATtcccatcaacacacacacctacacacacacacacacctcactgccAAACAAACGGTATCACCATCCCAGATATCAACTTTCATCTGAGGCTTGAAGAATGAAAAACTCACTGTCGCTttagtcagagagaaaaaagaagagaagtaGGGCTGATATTTAAGGTGGTAACTGATCTTAATGATTTAATGTCCAGAAAACTGACGGTGTGGTGGAtaaacacaggcagagagagatcaGCGTCGGTCGTCTTGTATGTAACGTTTACACAACAGACAGTGAAAAGCGACAGGTGGATGTTTTTCCTCCCGACTGTAAGAAGTGAGACAGACTTCAGTGTTTCTGCCTGCTGGACACTTTTAACACGGCTCGTTTCTTAACGAACGATACGTCTCGTCTGtcttgtaaaattaaataaatctcCCTCTTTttatctgctctgtgtttttctttggacGTGTCCTGAAAATCCAATAAGTGgattcattgattgattgattgattctttGTCATTTGTGACATGGAAGAAAGTGGGCGACTGAgaaaacattgaaaacaaaaacattagtTGACATAACTGTGTTTTCACGCATTCAAATATGGAAtttgcaaatatatatatataatataatcagGTTTATGTGTATGTAGATTTACAGCAGAcaatatgaaattaaaagatCACTTGCTAATGAAACTAATCATGAGTTGCAGCTCACTACAGGAGCGAGAGAAGTCTTGGTTGAATAACTAAGGAGCAGTGATGGAAAGTTAAATACATCCACTCAGGTGAGGTGTTTGAGGTGCTTTACATGGCTTGTGTATTTactttttgttctgctttataATTTTGAGATAAATATTGCACTCTgtacaaaattacatttattcaatagatatttaatttaagaaatgataagataataaaataaaagtcttgtCAGGTTGAGGCCCCTCGTTATGTTTCAGTCGTCTGAGTCGTTAAATGCTCAAGGACCCAAGAGGTGAAATTAACCATTATTTCATAAAATAAGtacaaatgataaataaatacaaattcatGTATCATAATTTATAAATTAATGACCCCTCAGATTCATCTGGTGACCCATTAGACTGTATATTAAGTAGTTATAGCAGCTACAACAAGAAGATGCTGCTGACGCATCGATGACTCAGGATTTATGATCTGATAATGTCACATACAGTAATCAATATCAGTCACATGACATTttacttctgtactttttgcATTGATGTGTCGGTGGTCGAGTGAAGGATGTGAATCCTTCTCCGTCCTCTGTGGGAACCACATCGTTGACTCCTGCTGGTCTTTACTGTCATCTACTGGCAAATATGAGACATGGTTtaacaaaacagacaagaaaaactgtttaaaggcaacttttttttttttatttattggcaAATGCTTTGAATAAGGTTGTAGCAATGCATCTATGTACACCCCTCCAAACAGTGACAATATCAGAAAGcctaaagaaaacacactttgtAATACAGCTCGATTATATGATCGTTTATACGCACACGGTTTTTTCGTTTGtttcaaacatacacatacacttattttcagtttttggtttgGGAAACATCtaaaaagacttttatttttttttctaaataaaacaatacaattatATCTATAGCGTAAAATcaatatacatttataataaaaaaaaaaacatgcaacatttGTAGTGCATCATAACCTTTTTTTCGTCTATAAAGTCTTATTAAACAAAGGCAGACAAACGTACAGATAAAGAGCAGCAGCGCTCTACAGAAGAGGAGCAGAtacaaaaagaagagagaattATTATATAGATACAGtaatttctaaaaacaaaccTCTATGCCAACTcttgtttatatttgtattaatttatGTGCAAAAGAAGCTCATTCATTTCctacattaaatacattttattatgtctAATGCTCGACTCTATGCTACCATGACACACGCGGCGATCTTACAAGCTCTGTGACGCGAGGCCGGGAGGAGACGTCGGCCTCACAGTGGAGAAAAGATATTAAACCGGGGTCTGAGAAGTTTTACCGGAGGTCTGATTACATCCTGGCTTCACAGCGCGGGCTGCGTCAGCTCTGCTCAATACACAAAACGGAATAATTTTATTGGCGTTTCGCTGCCTgccaaagagaaaaacacagtgtgtcGCACagtgtgtcaaaataaaagcatcctGTTCTGTAATCATCCCCATTGTTAGTGCTTGTGACCCCTCGTTCACCACTGTGGAGTCAGCTTCCGCCTCCTGCGCTGCCGCTCCGAACCAACAGCTTGCTTtctaaaaatgttcatttcctaaattagtgttttaatttgtaaattcAACTTTAAGAAAACACGACGGAGCGTGAAAAAGCAAGAGCCAGAATCAAAACTGCTGGATCAGAGAGcatctccccccccccccggtgttTCCATTCAAACCTGACTGCTTGTTTGTCACGTTAAATGTGGTTAAATGtagtggtggaggtggaggtggaggtggaggtggaggtggaggtgggggctTGTGCAGGAAGACAGGTGAGTAGTGATACTAAGGTGTATTGTGCTTATGGGGCAAAACGACATTAACATCAGTCTGTGAATAACAGCTGTAGCAGCGAGTGGCTACGTTTAGTACATCACAGTAGCTTTAcagaggagggggtgggtgggtgggtgggtggatgagggggtgggtgggtgggtgggggtggagtAGGACAGATGATATTTGTTTAACAGCGTCACCCAACAGTGCCGCTGTTCTCGTGTGTCTCTCAAACCTGCAGGGGCTTGAAGGGATAAATATTGCACATGTGAAATTACTGTAAATGCTAATAAGTCGACCAGGATTACGGTCGTTTCGAGCCTGATTGTCAGCTACTCGGTAGCCAGTATCGAGTTGGCAAGTTGAGCTTCAGGCTGACGGTAAATGTATGATTAAAACAAACTCAGGACTAGTTACATAACACAAACCTAAACTACGGataatatttcaaacaaaagacgagaatttaaaaaaagaaaacaaactaagaTGTGagttaaaaaagttaaaacgGTAAAACAAGAATCACTACGAGTCTTATCTTCTAGCTTCTACTACTGCTGTTGCAACGATGAGGATATAGACTGACACAGCAGATTACTGGATAGTTATGAAccacactgtgctgtgttttcaccTGCGTATATATCAGTGGCTTCTTCAGCCAAGCTTCAAATTACATCCTGAACTGTGACTGGCTCGCAAGCAACCGCCTGCTTTCAAGTTTAGCTTCGTctaatacgtgtgtgtgtgcgtgtgcatgtgtgtgtgtgtgtgcatgtgtgtgtgtgtgtgtagccttaAGGATGAAAATCAATAGATCAATAGCGCTTCTGTGgaactttacagacagcttCCAAACTACTTAAGTCATTGGTTTGTCCCaccctttcaaaataagagaccGCAGTCCACGTGGGACCAAAAGCgggacagagagatgaaataaaagcacTCAGAACGATCACAGGTAGGATTCTGAGGGCGGGAAAGACACAAACGATGTCCTCTGGCTATTGTAGCTAGTGTTGTATTTACTGACCAATATGAAGAAAGGTGCTCGACTAcgacggagagagagggacaaggGGGTGTCTGTCACAtgaacactgactgactgtgttgCTACGTGGGCCTGCAATGCAACAAAGTGGAGAGGATCATGGAGTTGGGTGGTTTCTGGTCGGTTCTGACACCACATGCCTCTCTTTTACCTTCTAGTGCCACCCCCGCCCTCTCCCAAAATCCCTCATCCCTCTACCCTCCCCCCAAGTCTCCCAGCACCTGAAGATGTCCCGCTCTCCCTCCCCGcatccccctctccctccctagCAGCCGAAGGTCTCCTGCGAGGCGTAGACCATGTAGAGGAAGCCGTCCTCGTCTCTCTCCTGCTCGTAGATCTCGGAGATGGGTGTGGACACCGACACCATGCTGTGTTGGTTGACCAGCAGGAAGAAGGCCTGTGTGGGGTTCAGCTGCAGCCGACGCCTGGTGAGGTGCACAGGGATAGACACAGGAAAAGAGAAGTTAAGGCGGCATTACATATTTCACGTGTGTCACTTGTTAGTGATCGAGTATAACAATGACAACCTCCCAcaatcctcctctcctcacatcCACCCACATTCAGCAAGATGCAATCTTAACTATCAACTTCTCTCAAAGCTCCACAggacattgtttttgtttaaacataAACACGTTTTTATCAAAATCCAAAAGCAGCGAAGATCTTTCTATGCAGCAGCATTTAGAGTCACGGACCGACTGAACTGGTCAACGTccatttttctgatgtttcagGGAGGAGAAGGGACCGACTGTGGATCCCTCCCGATACTGACACTGATTCGCTCTTTTCTAATACTTAATACTAAATAATATTCACAATGCACCGCTTCTACTGCTCCACACCAGTCCAGTTGTGGGCTTTAATGATTCTACGGGctgctttattatattaatcAACAGACATGGAGAATTTAAAACATGGAGGATTCATGTCAGAACCTCTCCAGATGTTTATCACTTAAATATCTCTTCATTTTGATCAGTATAATATTATATATCTGATACTGTCAACAATAATATCTGTGTTTCTGCTATAAATATTTTGTAGCAGTGACCCacgagagagggagacaagagaaaaagaacaaaagaggagagagagggaggtagatTTAACGCactatgattaaaataaatagatttttattgtCTAGGCGATGCAGATGTATCTGTAGAGCACATTATCATCCACAGAGGTCATTTGATGGTCGTAACAGATGATAAAACAGGTGATATCTAATTAAAGTGCAGAGTTAAATGATTAGATGAAGGCAGTGGAGCAGTTTCCTACTGACATTCACTCTAACCGCCGACATACTACGCACACGCACCACACAACAAAACCCTTCAGAGTCGGACTGGCCTTtctatttaaatttcaaataaatcTCTCACAATAACTCGTTGTCTCTCCGTGTTTCAGCtctgctcatttttttttagct is drawn from Seriola aureovittata isolate HTS-2021-v1 ecotype China chromosome 2, ASM2101889v1, whole genome shotgun sequence and contains these coding sequences:
- the eif6 gene encoding eukaryotic translation initiation factor 6 is translated as MAVRASFEKNNEIGCFAKLTNTYCLVAIGGSENFYSVFEGELSETIPVVHASVAGCRIIGRMCVGNRHGLLVPNNTTDQELQHIRNCLPDTVRIQRVEERLSALGNVIACNDYVALVHPDLDRETEEILADTLKVEVFRQTVAEHVLVGSYCAFSNQGGLVHPKTSIEDQDELSSLLQVPLVAGTVNRGSEVIAAGMVVNDWCAFCGLDTTSTELSVIESVFRLSDAAQPSAIATSMRDSLIDSMA